A stretch of the Takifugu flavidus isolate HTHZ2018 chromosome 1, ASM371156v2, whole genome shotgun sequence genome encodes the following:
- the crygmx gene encoding crystallin, gamma MX yields MAKIIFYEDRNFQGRHYECSSDCPEMQNHFSRCNSIRVESGCWVAYEKPNYGGYQYMLHKGEYPDYQRWAGFNDCIRSCRMVPPYNGNYRMKIFERSDFAGQNLELMEDCPNLHERFHTRDISSANVLEGYWMLHEHPNYRGRQYFLRPGEYRRHSEWGSSSSTFGSLRRVTDLN; encoded by the exons ATTATCTTCTACGAAGACAGGAACTTCCAGGGCCGTCACTATGAATGCAGCAGTGACTGTCCCGAGATGCAAAACCACTTCAGCCGCTGTAACTCCATAAGAGTGGAGAGCGGCTGCTGGGTGGCCTACGAGAAACCCAACTATGGCGGATATCAGTACATGTTGCACAAGGGCGAGTACCCCGATTACCAGCGCTGGGCGGGCTTCAACGACTGCATCCGCTCCTGCCGCATGGTGCCACCT TATAATGGGAACTACAGGATGAAAATCTTTGAGCGCTCTGACTTTgcgggtcagaacctggagctgatggaagaCTGCCCCAACCTTCACGAGCGTTTCCACACCCGTGACATCTCCTCCGCAAATGTCCTGGAGGGCTACTGGATGCTGCACGAACACCCCAATTACCGAGGACGCCAGTACTTCCTGCGTCCTGGGGAGTACAGGAGGCACAGCGAGTGGGGGAGCTCCAGCTCTACCTTCGGTTCTCTGAGGCGGGTCACTGATCTTAACTGA